A single genomic interval of Lathyrus oleraceus cultivar Zhongwan6 chromosome 7, CAAS_Psat_ZW6_1.0, whole genome shotgun sequence harbors:
- the LOC127100429 gene encoding uncharacterized protein LOC127100429 isoform X19, whose product MPSKESKITGIPGPKSNVSANATTTRSGMLSSGSSKRNQNAHPSLPKNPTPSIPSLSKNPTPSIPRMSKNPTPSISSLSKNPTYVPSIPKVDMADKCSVSRSLTKQAGKLSDTPVSILRPPSRMDQTTHQTGTIKSSGLRKPSPSIGFFSQVKASGSHSLQKSSIPCKPSESNIPKLRKLGTVSVKEARSKIVKGAAKNRTKELSHSDVNSEAIVPIDNKQKAGVEVDFDSSSFEIISKQAEVENILDDVILKSKEQGELHENEIISSMENMVLPTHEKEFLTKSQTHEQLEKDADHTLEKMSDTNELSLSDVKPEAIVQIDNKQMAGVEVDCDSSIFEIISKQAEVENILDDVILKSKEQGELHENEIISSMENMVLPTREKEFLTKSQTHEQLEKEADHTLEKVSDTKELSLSDVKPEAIMQIDNKQMAGVEVDCDSSVFEIISKQAEVENILDDVILKSKEQGELHENEIISSMENMVLPTHEKEFLTKSQTHEQLEKEADHTLEKVSDTKELSLSDVKPEAIVQIDNKQMAGVEVDCDSSVFEIISKQAEVENILDDVILKSKEQGELHENEIISSMENMVLPTHEKEFLTKSQTHEQLEKEADHTLEKVSDTKELSLSDVKPEAIVQIDNKQMPGVEGDCDSSIFEIISKQAEVENILDDVILKSKEQGELHENEIISSMENMVIPTHENELLKKSQTHEQLEKEADHTLDNKLYDVTSNGDRSSYQEPQSTLFPIMQRTSNTVQNTIGQDEDDQIKGPTGDIPPFKESLILQAEFSGEFKGYKSAKTALLNSSLDDFCKTVPEGSKQGTPCKNTEQVNCGADEFGRYEGDAQGHLLNESLIINCKKTTQSNLDAVSQQLQADQPKALNPSGVEEIGPEKENISDMNSSQPVHVTSLFSKGSPENSILGINDASEDESKIIEIKDCQLPVDDQLGFILRSPVDKECDQVIDSKAIRDRTPEFELDRLSENCITVSASSLADDNNINEDSYLPGFQKSSAVVAVNSQDVHLDSDFLPKVIVSSTEIKEQNLVEDAFEGCGFHSNEHNATNHHIEDMSVNIEGNHDVDGKVELLQINDVDEKAEFLQINDVDEKMELLQINDVEDGNHDVDEKVELLQINDVEDGNHVVLQIKDVDEKVELLQINDVEDENHDVDEKVELLQINGAEDGNRDVDEKVELLQINDVDEMVELLQINDVDEKVELLQLNDVEDGNHDVDEKVELLQINGAEDGNRDVDEKVELLQINGAEDKNRDVDEKVELLQINNVDEKVELLQINDVEDGNHDVDEKVELLRINGAEDGNCDLDENVDLLQINDVDEKVEHLQINDVDEKVEILQINDVEDGNHDVDGKVELLQIIGAEDGNRDLDEKVELLQINDVDEKVELLQINDVDEKVEILQINDVEDGNHDVDKKVELLQINGAEDGNRDVDEKVELLQINGAEDGNHDVDEKVELLQINDVDEKVELLQINDVEDGNHDVDEKVELLQINGAEDGNHDVEDKVELLQINDAEEGLSDILPLVETQLNMNFFSSEFDSSIEVSEDPFSTAVSLICEKQCSLSENSKLLSSDMLVNKDGNQGVDEKVELLQINGAEEGSLDISPSVEIQLENVISAEFDSSTKVSEDPCLLSEKSKLLASENSIFNATIPQGSEVSSMKLNENAISAELGSSIDVSEGPCLLSEKSKLLASENSIFNATIPEGSEVSSVKLNRNAISADLDSSIQVSEGPFTSAVAWKSEEQCLLSEKSKLLDSDNSIFIETILQGNEVGSVNSESLSDAAVTTVFENDKSPNTDMASQSKDKIDFPEEDNGKIIHLEIDATKTKQEVPIAKPPLNVAPFTEEWLAAIEAAGEEILMMKSGAVQNSPPDKVQNEPNPWSPVKKNQEIGPFDCTKITKHNIQSSDPS is encoded by the exons ATGCCGAGTAAAGAGTCAAAAATCACTGGGATACCAGGACCAAAATCCAATGTTTCTGCAAATGCAACTACCACTAGGAGTGGAATGTTGAGCTCAGGTTCCTCAAAAAGAAATCAGAATGCACATCCTA GCCTGCCAAAAAATCCTACGCCAAGCATCCCTAGCCTATCAAAAAATCCTACGCCAAGCATCCCTCGCATGTCAAAAAATCCTACACCAAGCATCTCTAGCCTGTCAAAAAATCCTACATATGTTCCAAGCATCCCTAAAGTTGATATGGCTGACAAGTGTTCTGTTAGTAGAAGTCTTACCAAGCAGGCTGGAAAACTTTCG GATACCCCAGTTTCCATACTACGTCCACCATCCAGAATGGATCAAACAACGCATCAAACAGGGACAATAAAATCATCAGGCCTACGGAAGCCATCTCCCTCCATTGGTTTCTTTTCTCAG GTAAAAGCTTCCGGTTCACACAGCTTGCAGAAAAGCTCCATACCCTGCAAACCTTCAGAGAGTAACATTCCTAAACTAAGGAAGTTGGGAACAGTTTCTGTTAAAGAAGCAAGGTCCAAAATTGTCAAAGGGGCAGCAAAGAATCGTACTAAGGAATTAAGCCATTCAGATGTCAACTCAGAAGCAATTGTGCCAATAGACAATAAGCAGAAGGCTGGTGTAGAAGTGGATTTTGATTCTTCTAGTTTTGAAATAATAAGTAAGCAAGCAGAGGTTGAAAACATTCTTGATGATGTCATCTTAAAATCTAAGGAGCAAGGAGAACTACATGAAAATGAGATCATTTCAAGCATGGAGAACATGGTATTACCTACACATGAAAAGGAATTTCTTACGAAGAGTCAGACACACGAGCAGTTGGAGAAAGACGCTGACCACACTCTGGAGAAAATGTCAGACACTAATGAATTAAGCCTTTCAGATGTCAAGCCAGAAGCAATCGTGCAAATAGACAATAAGCAGATGGCTGGTGTAGAAGTGGATTGTGATTCTTCGATTTTTGAAATAATAAGTAAGCAAGCAGAGGTTGAAAACATTCTTGATGATGTCATCTTAAAATCCAAGGAACAAGGAGAACTACATGAAAATGAGATCATTTCTAGCATGGAGAACATGGTATTACCTACACGTGAAAAGGAATTTCTTACAAAGAGTCAGACACATGAGCAGTTGGAGAAAGAGGCTGACCACACTCTGGAGAAAGTGTCAGACACTAAGGAATTAAGCCTTTCAGACGTCAAGCCAGAAGCAATCATGCAAATAGACAATAAGCAGATGGCTGGTGTAGAAGTGGATTGTGATTCTTCGGTTTTTGAAATAATAAGTAAGCAAGCAGAGGTTGAAAACATTCTTGATGATGTCATCTTAAAATCTAAGGAGCAAGGAGAACTACATGAAAATGAGATCATTTCAAGCATGGAGAACATGGTATTACCTACACATGAAAAGGAATTTCTTACGAAGAGTCAGACACATGAGCAGTTGGAGAAAGAGGCTGACCACACTCTGGAGAAAGTGTCAGACACTAAGGAATTAAGCCTTTCAGATGTCAAGCCAGAAGCAATCGTGCAAATAGACAATAAGCAGATGGCTGGTGTAGAAGTGGATTGTGATTCTTCGGTTTTTGAAATAATAAGTAAGCAAGCAGAGGTTGAAAACATTCTTGATGATGTTATCTTAAAATCCAAGGAACAAGGAGAACTACATGAAAATGAGATCATTTCTAGCATGGAGAACATGGTATTACCTACACATGAAAAGGAATTTCTTACAAAGAGTCAGACACATGAGCAGTTGGAGAAAGAGGCTGACCACACTCTGGAGAAAGTGTCAGACACTAAGGAATTAAGCCTTTCAGATGTCAAGCCAGAAGCAATCGTGCAAATAGACAATAAGCAGATGCCTGGTGTAGAAGGGGATTGTGATTCTTCGATTTTTGAAATAATAAGTAAGCAAGCAGAGGTTGAAAACATTCTTGATGATGTCATCTTAAAATCCAAGGAGCAAGGAGAACTACATGAAAATGAGATCATTTCTAGCATGGAGAACATGGTAATACCTACACATGAGAATGAACTTCTTAAAAAGAGTCAGACACATGAGCAGTTGGAGAAAGAGGCCGACCACACTCTGGATAACAAGTTATATGATGTTACGTCAAATGGGGACCGGTCTTCATATCAGGAACCACAGTCTACGCTCTTTCCTATCATGCAGAGAACTTCTAATACTGTGCAGAATACCATAGGACAAGATGAAGATGATCAAATCAAAGGGCCCACCGGTGACATTCCGCCTTTCAAGGAAAGTTTGATACTACAGGCAGAGTTTTCAGGAGAGTTTAAGGGATACAAGAGTGCCAAGACTGCACTTTTAAATTCTAGCCTTGATGATTTTTGCAAAACTGTCCCCGAAGGATCTAAACAAGGAACCCCGTGTAAGAATACTGAACAGGTAAATTGTGGTGCTGATGAATTTGGTAGATATGAAGGAGATGCACAGGGGCATTTATTGAACGAGAGTCTCATAATCAATTGCAAAAAAACCACCCAAAGTAATTTAGACGCAGTTAGTCAGCAGTTACAGGCAGACCAACCCAAGGCTCTAAATCCTAGTGGTGTAGAAGAAATTGGACCGGAAAAAGAAAATATCTCTGATATGAACAGTTCTCAGCCAGTTCATGTGACGAGCTTATTTTCCAAAGGTTCTCCTGAAAATTCCATACTAGGAATCAATGACGCTTCTGAGGATGAATCTAAAATAATTGAGATCAAAGACTGTCAGCTTCCTGTAGATGATCAATTAGGTTTCATCCTGAGAAGCCCAGTGGATAAGGAATGTGACCAGGTTATTGACTCAAAAGCAATCCGTGATAGAACTCCGGAGTTTGAATTGGATAGGTTGAGTGAAAATTGTATAACTGTTTCAGCATCTTCATTGGCAGATGATAATAACATAAATGAAGATTCCTATCTTCCTGGGTTTCAAAAGTCTAGTGCTGTTGTTGCTGTAAATTCCCAGGATGTTCACTTGGATAGTGACTTTCTGCCAAAAGTTATTGTTTCATCTACAGAAATCAAGGAGCAAAATTTAGTTGAGGATGCATTTGAAGGATGCGGGTTCCATAGCAATGAGCACAATGCTACCAATCATCATATTGAAGATATGTCTGTAAACATAGAGGGAAATCATGATGTCGATGGAAAGGTGGAACTTCTGCAAATCAATGATGTGGATGAAAAGGCGGAATTTTTGCAAATCAATGATGTGGATGAAAAGATGGAACTCTTGCAAATCAATGATGTAGAAGATGGAAATCATGATGTGGATGAAAAGGTGGAACTTTTGCAAATCAATGATGTAGAAGATGGAAATCATGTTGTGTTGCAAATCAAGGATGTGGATGAAAAGGTGGAACTTTTGCAAATCAATGATGTAGAAGATGAAAATCATGATGTGGATGAAAAGGTGGAACTCTTGCAAATCAATGGTGCAGAAGATGGAAATCGTGATGTGGACGAAAAGGTGGAACTTTTGCAAATAAATGATGTGGACGAAATGGTGGAACTTTTGCAAATCAATGATGTGGATGAAAAGGTGGAACTTTTGCAACTCAATGATGTAGAAGATGGAAATCATGACGTGGATGAAAAGGTGGAACTCTTGCAAATCAACGGGGCGGAAGATGGAAATCGTGATGTGGATGAAAAGGTGGAACTTTTGCAAATCAATGGTGCAGAAGATAAAAATCGTGATGTGGATGAAAAGGTGGAACTTTTGCAAATCAATAATGTAGATGAAAAGGTGGAACTTTTGCAAATCAATGATGTGGAAGATGGAAATCATGATGTGGATGAAAAGGTGGAACTCTTGCGAATCAATGGTGCAGAAGATGGAAATTGTGATTTGGATGAAAATGTGGATCTTTTGCAGATCAATGATGTGGATGAAAAGGTGGAACATTTGCAAATCAATGATGTGGATGAAAAGGTGGAAATTTTGCAAATCAATGATGTAGAAGATGGAAATCATGATGTGGATGGAAAGGTGGAACTCTTGCAAATCATTGGTGCAGAAGATGGAAATCGTGATTTGGATGAAAAGGTGGAACTTTTGCAAATCAATGATGTGGATGAAAAGGTGGAACTTTTGCAAATTAATGATGTGGATGAAAAGGTGGAAATTTTGCAAATCAATGATGTAGAAGATGGAAATCATGACGTGGATAAAAAGGTGGAACTCTTGCAAATCAATGGTGCAGAAGATGGAAATCGTGATGTGGATGAAAAG GTGGAACTCTTGCAAATCAATGGTGCAGAAGATGGAAATCATGATGTGGATGAAAAG GTGGAACTTTTGCAAATCAATGATGTGGATGAAAAGGTGGAACTTTTGCAAATCAACGATGTAGAAGATGGAAATCATGATGTGGATGAAAAGGTGGAACTCTTGCAAATCAATGGTGCAGAAGATGGAAATCATGATGTGGAAGACAAGGTTGAACTTTTGCAAATCAATGATGCTGAAGAAGGTTTGTCGGATATACTGCCTTTAGTTGAAACTCAACTCAATATGAACTTTTTTTCTTCTGAATTTGACTCTTCTATTGAAGTGAGTGAAGATCCCTTTTCAACTGCAGTTTCTTTGATATGTGAGAAGCAGTGTAGTTTAAGTGAAAATTCAAAGTTACTAAGTTCAGATATGCTTGTAAACAAAGATGGAAATCAAGGTGTCGATGAAAAAGTGGAACTTTTGCAAATCAACGGTGCAGAAGAAGGTTCATTAGATATATCTCCTTCAGTTGAAATTCAACTCGAGAATGTTATTTCTGCTGAATTTGATTCTTCTACTAAAGTGAGTGAAGATCCATGTCTTTTAAgtgaaaaatcaaaattattAGCTTCAGAGAATTCAATCTTCAATGCAACAATCCCACAAGGCAGCGAAGTTAGTTCAATGAAACTCAATGAGAACGCTATTTCTGCTGAATTAGGTTCTTCTATTGATGTGAGTGAAGGCCCCTGTCTTTTAAgtgaaaaatcaaaattattAGCTTCAGAGAATTCAATCTTCAACGCAACAATCCCAGAAGGCAGCGAAGTTAGTTCAGTGAAACTCAATAGGAATGCTATTTCTGCTGATTTAGATTCTTCTATTCAAGTGAGTGAAGGCCCCTTTACTAGTGCAGTTGCTTGGAAATCTGAGGAGCAATGTCTTTTAAGTGAAAAATCGAAGTTACTAGATTCAGATAATTCAATCTTCATTGAAACAATCCTACAAGGTAATGAAGTTGGTTCAGTGAACAGTGAAAGTTTATCAGATGCAGCTGTAACTACTGTCTTTGAGAATGATAAGTCTCCTAATACTGACATGGCAAGTCAGTCAAAAGACAAAATCGACTTTCCAGAAGAAGACAACGGCAAAATAATTCATCT CGAAATAGATGCAACTAAAACCAAGCAGGAAGTTCCGATAGCGAAGCCTCCACTGAATGTTGCTCCCTTTACTGAGGAATGGTTAGCTGCAATAGAAGCAGCTGGAGAG GAGATTTTAATGATGAAGAGTGGCGCTGTACAAAACTCTCCTCCTGACAAAGTCCAGAATGAACCGAACCCTTGGTCACCG GtgaagaaaaatcaagagatTGGACCATTTGATTGTACTAAAATAACCAAACATAACATCCAGAGTTCCGATCCATCGTGA
- the LOC127100429 gene encoding uncharacterized protein LOC127100429 isoform X42, whose translation MPSKESKITGIPGPKSNVSANATTTRSGMLSSGSSKRNQNAHPSLPKNPTPSIPSLSKNPTPSIPRMSKNPTPSISSLSKNPTYVPSIPKVDMADKCSVSRSLTKQAGKLSDTPVSILRPPSRMDQTTHQTGTIKSSGLRKPSPSIGFFSQVKASGSHSLQKSSIPCKPSESNIPKLRKLGTVSVKEARSKIVKGAAKNRTKELSHSDVNSEAIVPIDNKQKAGVEVDFDSSSFEIISKQAEVENILDDVILKSKEQGELHENEIISSMENMVLPTHEKEFLTKSQTHEQLEKDADHTLEKMSDTNELSLSDVKPEAIVQIDNKQMAGVEVDCDSSIFEIISKQAEVENILDDVILKSKEQGELHENEIISSMENMVLPTREKEFLTKSQTHEQLEKEADHTLEKVSDTKELSLSDVKPEAIMQIDNKQMAGVEVDCDSSVFEIISKQAEVENILDDVILKSKEQGELHENEIISSMENMVLPTHEKEFLTKSQTHEQLEKEADHTLEKVSDTKELSLSDVKPEAIVQIDNKQMAGVEVDCDSSVFEIISKQAEVENILDDVILKSKEQGELHENEIISSMENMVLPTHEKEFLTKSQTHEQLEKEADHTLEKVSDTKELSLSDVKPEAIVQIDNKQMPGVEGDCDSSIFEIISKQAEVENILDDVILKSKEQGELHENEIISSMENMVIPTHENELLKKSQTHEQLEKEADHTLDNKLYDVTSNGDRSSYQEPQSTLFPIMQRTSNTVQNTIGQDEDDQIKGPTGDIPPFKESLILQAEFSGEFKGYKSAKTALLNSSLDDFCKTVPEGSKQGTPCKNTEQVNCGADEFGRYEGDAQGHLLNESLIINCKKTTQSNLDAVSQQLQADQPKALNPSGVEEIGPEKENISDMNSSQPVHVTSLFSKGSPENSILGINDASEDESKIIEIKDCQLPVDDQLGFILRSPVDKECDQVIDSKAIRDRTPEFELDRLSENCITVSASSLADDNNINEDSYLPGFQKSSAVVAVNSQDVHLDSDFLPKVIVSSTEIKEQNLVEDAFEGCGFHSNEHNATNHHIEDMSVNIEGNHDVDGKVELLQINDVDEKAEFLQINDVDEKMELLQINDVEDGNHDVDEKVELLQINDVEDGNHVVLQIKDVDEKVELLQINDVEDENHDVDEKVELLQINGAEDGNRDVDEKVELLQINDVDEMVELLQINDVDEKVELLQLNDVEDGNHDVDEKVELLQINGAEDGNRDVDEKVELLQINGAEDKNRDVDEKVELLQINNVDEKVELLQINDVEDGNHDVDEKVELLQINGAEDGNHDVDEKVELLQINGAEDGNHDVEDKVELLQINDAEEGLSDILPLVETQLNMNFFSSEFDSSIEVSEDPFSTAVSLICEKQCSLSENSKLLSSDMLVNKDGNQGVDEKVELLQINGAEEGSLDISPSVEIQLENVISAEFDSSTKVSEDPCLLSEKSKLLASENSIFNATIPQGSEVSSMKLNENAISAELGSSIDVSEGPCLLSEKSKLLASENSIFNATIPEGSEVSSVKLNRNAISADLDSSIQVSEGPFTSAVAWKSEEQCLLSEKSKLLDSDNSIFIETILQGNEVGSVNSESLSDAAVTTVFENDKSPNTDMASQSKDKIDFPEEDNGKIIHLEIDATKTKQEVPIAKPPLNVAPFTEEWLAAIEAAGEEILMMKSGAVQNSPPDKVQNEPNPWSPVKKNQEIGPFDCTKITKHNIQSSDPS comes from the exons ATGCCGAGTAAAGAGTCAAAAATCACTGGGATACCAGGACCAAAATCCAATGTTTCTGCAAATGCAACTACCACTAGGAGTGGAATGTTGAGCTCAGGTTCCTCAAAAAGAAATCAGAATGCACATCCTA GCCTGCCAAAAAATCCTACGCCAAGCATCCCTAGCCTATCAAAAAATCCTACGCCAAGCATCCCTCGCATGTCAAAAAATCCTACACCAAGCATCTCTAGCCTGTCAAAAAATCCTACATATGTTCCAAGCATCCCTAAAGTTGATATGGCTGACAAGTGTTCTGTTAGTAGAAGTCTTACCAAGCAGGCTGGAAAACTTTCG GATACCCCAGTTTCCATACTACGTCCACCATCCAGAATGGATCAAACAACGCATCAAACAGGGACAATAAAATCATCAGGCCTACGGAAGCCATCTCCCTCCATTGGTTTCTTTTCTCAG GTAAAAGCTTCCGGTTCACACAGCTTGCAGAAAAGCTCCATACCCTGCAAACCTTCAGAGAGTAACATTCCTAAACTAAGGAAGTTGGGAACAGTTTCTGTTAAAGAAGCAAGGTCCAAAATTGTCAAAGGGGCAGCAAAGAATCGTACTAAGGAATTAAGCCATTCAGATGTCAACTCAGAAGCAATTGTGCCAATAGACAATAAGCAGAAGGCTGGTGTAGAAGTGGATTTTGATTCTTCTAGTTTTGAAATAATAAGTAAGCAAGCAGAGGTTGAAAACATTCTTGATGATGTCATCTTAAAATCTAAGGAGCAAGGAGAACTACATGAAAATGAGATCATTTCAAGCATGGAGAACATGGTATTACCTACACATGAAAAGGAATTTCTTACGAAGAGTCAGACACACGAGCAGTTGGAGAAAGACGCTGACCACACTCTGGAGAAAATGTCAGACACTAATGAATTAAGCCTTTCAGATGTCAAGCCAGAAGCAATCGTGCAAATAGACAATAAGCAGATGGCTGGTGTAGAAGTGGATTGTGATTCTTCGATTTTTGAAATAATAAGTAAGCAAGCAGAGGTTGAAAACATTCTTGATGATGTCATCTTAAAATCCAAGGAACAAGGAGAACTACATGAAAATGAGATCATTTCTAGCATGGAGAACATGGTATTACCTACACGTGAAAAGGAATTTCTTACAAAGAGTCAGACACATGAGCAGTTGGAGAAAGAGGCTGACCACACTCTGGAGAAAGTGTCAGACACTAAGGAATTAAGCCTTTCAGACGTCAAGCCAGAAGCAATCATGCAAATAGACAATAAGCAGATGGCTGGTGTAGAAGTGGATTGTGATTCTTCGGTTTTTGAAATAATAAGTAAGCAAGCAGAGGTTGAAAACATTCTTGATGATGTCATCTTAAAATCTAAGGAGCAAGGAGAACTACATGAAAATGAGATCATTTCAAGCATGGAGAACATGGTATTACCTACACATGAAAAGGAATTTCTTACGAAGAGTCAGACACATGAGCAGTTGGAGAAAGAGGCTGACCACACTCTGGAGAAAGTGTCAGACACTAAGGAATTAAGCCTTTCAGATGTCAAGCCAGAAGCAATCGTGCAAATAGACAATAAGCAGATGGCTGGTGTAGAAGTGGATTGTGATTCTTCGGTTTTTGAAATAATAAGTAAGCAAGCAGAGGTTGAAAACATTCTTGATGATGTTATCTTAAAATCCAAGGAACAAGGAGAACTACATGAAAATGAGATCATTTCTAGCATGGAGAACATGGTATTACCTACACATGAAAAGGAATTTCTTACAAAGAGTCAGACACATGAGCAGTTGGAGAAAGAGGCTGACCACACTCTGGAGAAAGTGTCAGACACTAAGGAATTAAGCCTTTCAGATGTCAAGCCAGAAGCAATCGTGCAAATAGACAATAAGCAGATGCCTGGTGTAGAAGGGGATTGTGATTCTTCGATTTTTGAAATAATAAGTAAGCAAGCAGAGGTTGAAAACATTCTTGATGATGTCATCTTAAAATCCAAGGAGCAAGGAGAACTACATGAAAATGAGATCATTTCTAGCATGGAGAACATGGTAATACCTACACATGAGAATGAACTTCTTAAAAAGAGTCAGACACATGAGCAGTTGGAGAAAGAGGCCGACCACACTCTGGATAACAAGTTATATGATGTTACGTCAAATGGGGACCGGTCTTCATATCAGGAACCACAGTCTACGCTCTTTCCTATCATGCAGAGAACTTCTAATACTGTGCAGAATACCATAGGACAAGATGAAGATGATCAAATCAAAGGGCCCACCGGTGACATTCCGCCTTTCAAGGAAAGTTTGATACTACAGGCAGAGTTTTCAGGAGAGTTTAAGGGATACAAGAGTGCCAAGACTGCACTTTTAAATTCTAGCCTTGATGATTTTTGCAAAACTGTCCCCGAAGGATCTAAACAAGGAACCCCGTGTAAGAATACTGAACAGGTAAATTGTGGTGCTGATGAATTTGGTAGATATGAAGGAGATGCACAGGGGCATTTATTGAACGAGAGTCTCATAATCAATTGCAAAAAAACCACCCAAAGTAATTTAGACGCAGTTAGTCAGCAGTTACAGGCAGACCAACCCAAGGCTCTAAATCCTAGTGGTGTAGAAGAAATTGGACCGGAAAAAGAAAATATCTCTGATATGAACAGTTCTCAGCCAGTTCATGTGACGAGCTTATTTTCCAAAGGTTCTCCTGAAAATTCCATACTAGGAATCAATGACGCTTCTGAGGATGAATCTAAAATAATTGAGATCAAAGACTGTCAGCTTCCTGTAGATGATCAATTAGGTTTCATCCTGAGAAGCCCAGTGGATAAGGAATGTGACCAGGTTATTGACTCAAAAGCAATCCGTGATAGAACTCCGGAGTTTGAATTGGATAGGTTGAGTGAAAATTGTATAACTGTTTCAGCATCTTCATTGGCAGATGATAATAACATAAATGAAGATTCCTATCTTCCTGGGTTTCAAAAGTCTAGTGCTGTTGTTGCTGTAAATTCCCAGGATGTTCACTTGGATAGTGACTTTCTGCCAAAAGTTATTGTTTCATCTACAGAAATCAAGGAGCAAAATTTAGTTGAGGATGCATTTGAAGGATGCGGGTTCCATAGCAATGAGCACAATGCTACCAATCATCATATTGAAGATATGTCTGTAAACATAGAGGGAAATCATGATGTCGATGGAAAGGTGGAACTTCTGCAAATCAATGATGTGGATGAAAAGGCGGAATTTTTGCAAATCAATGATGTGGATGAAAAGATGGAACTCTTGCAAATCAATGATGTAGAAGATGGAAATCATGATGTGGATGAAAAGGTGGAACTTTTGCAAATCAATGATGTAGAAGATGGAAATCATGTTGTGTTGCAAATCAAGGATGTGGATGAAAAGGTGGAACTTTTGCAAATCAATGATGTAGAAGATGAAAATCATGATGTGGATGAAAAGGTGGAACTCTTGCAAATCAATGGTGCAGAAGATGGAAATCGTGATGTGGACGAAAAGGTGGAACTTTTGCAAATAAATGATGTGGACGAAATGGTGGAACTTTTGCAAATCAATGATGTGGATGAAAAGGTGGAACTTTTGCAACTCAATGATGTAGAAGATGGAAATCATGACGTGGATGAAAAGGTGGAACTCTTGCAAATCAACGGGGCGGAAGATGGAAATCGTGATGTGGATGAAAAGGTGGAACTTTTGCAAATCAATGGTGCAGAAGATAAAAATCGTGATGTGGATGAAAAGGTGGAACTTTTGCAAATCAATAATGTAGATGAAAAGGTGGAACTTTTGCAAATCAATGATGTGGAAGATGGAAATCATGATGTGGATGAAAAG GTGGAACTCTTGCAAATCAATGGTGCAGAAGATGGAAATCATGATGTGGATGAAAAG GTGGAACTCTTGCAAATCAATGGTGCAGAAGATGGAAATCATGATGTGGAAGACAAGGTTGAACTTTTGCAAATCAATGATGCTGAAGAAGGTTTGTCGGATATACTGCCTTTAGTTGAAACTCAACTCAATATGAACTTTTTTTCTTCTGAATTTGACTCTTCTATTGAAGTGAGTGAAGATCCCTTTTCAACTGCAGTTTCTTTGATATGTGAGAAGCAGTGTAGTTTAAGTGAAAATTCAAAGTTACTAAGTTCAGATATGCTTGTAAACAAAGATGGAAATCAAGGTGTCGATGAAAAAGTGGAACTTTTGCAAATCAACGGTGCAGAAGAAGGTTCATTAGATATATCTCCTTCAGTTGAAATTCAACTCGAGAATGTTATTTCTGCTGAATTTGATTCTTCTACTAAAGTGAGTGAAGATCCATGTCTTTTAAgtgaaaaatcaaaattattAGCTTCAGAGAATTCAATCTTCAATGCAACAATCCCACAAGGCAGCGAAGTTAGTTCAATGAAACTCAATGAGAACGCTATTTCTGCTGAATTAGGTTCTTCTATTGATGTGAGTGAAGGCCCCTGTCTTTTAAgtgaaaaatcaaaattattAGCTTCAGAGAATTCAATCTTCAACGCAACAATCCCAGAAGGCAGCGAAGTTAGTTCAGTGAAACTCAATAGGAATGCTATTTCTGCTGATTTAGATTCTTCTATTCAAGTGAGTGAAGGCCCCTTTACTAGTGCAGTTGCTTGGAAATCTGAGGAGCAATGTCTTTTAAGTGAAAAATCGAAGTTACTAGATTCAGATAATTCAATCTTCATTGAAACAATCCTACAAGGTAATGAAGTTGGTTCAGTGAACAGTGAAAGTTTATCAGATGCAGCTGTAACTACTGTCTTTGAGAATGATAAGTCTCCTAATACTGACATGGCAAGTCAGTCAAAAGACAAAATCGACTTTCCAGAAGAAGACAACGGCAAAATAATTCATCT CGAAATAGATGCAACTAAAACCAAGCAGGAAGTTCCGATAGCGAAGCCTCCACTGAATGTTGCTCCCTTTACTGAGGAATGGTTAGCTGCAATAGAAGCAGCTGGAGAG GAGATTTTAATGATGAAGAGTGGCGCTGTACAAAACTCTCCTCCTGACAAAGTCCAGAATGAACCGAACCCTTGGTCACCG GtgaagaaaaatcaagagatTGGACCATTTGATTGTACTAAAATAACCAAACATAACATCCAGAGTTCCGATCCATCGTGA